Proteins encoded by one window of Candidatus Obscuribacter sp.:
- the argH gene encoding argininosuccinate lyase translates to MQVLRKAFTQQLDQSVTAFVNSVDADEALIAVDIKGSIAHATMLCQQGLLTEAQAANIVSGLNAILVEHQEGKFKLNPVFEDVHMNVEKRLEQLIGQDALRLHTARSRNDQVALDLRLFVLEQITQHQAQIQTLKSAVAQCALSNIDAVMPGYTHLQRAQPVHFAHAMHAFMEMLERDYSRFSDLAKRTAVSPLGAGAQAGTGLPIDPHLSAKLLGLPTCFNNSIDAVSDRDFVAEYLFTSSMCAVHLSQMAETFVIWATREFGFITFSDAVTTASSLMPQKKNPDPVEIVRGKAGAMMGELINVLATLKGLPLGYNRDLQETKPPAIKVSKELSGCLNVMAVAVQSMTVNSAVTLAAASDPDMITTDLVEYLVNKSVPFRKAHEEVSALVAYAREKSVPLSTLSLTEMQSFSGGYDADVMALFDPVVSVKAKTSHGSTGTAKVEAVVKSANS, encoded by the coding sequence ATGCAAGTATTAAGAAAAGCCTTCACCCAACAGCTTGATCAATCGGTCACTGCTTTTGTCAACTCGGTGGATGCTGACGAGGCACTCATTGCAGTCGACATCAAAGGCAGCATCGCTCATGCCACAATGCTTTGCCAGCAGGGTCTCCTCACGGAGGCCCAGGCGGCAAACATAGTGAGCGGACTAAATGCCATATTGGTCGAGCATCAAGAGGGCAAGTTTAAGCTCAATCCTGTCTTTGAAGACGTCCACATGAATGTCGAAAAGCGCCTTGAACAGCTAATCGGACAGGACGCTCTGCGCCTGCATACAGCGCGCAGTAGAAACGATCAGGTGGCGCTTGATTTGAGACTGTTTGTACTTGAGCAAATCACTCAGCATCAAGCACAAATCCAGACACTCAAGTCCGCCGTCGCCCAGTGTGCTCTGTCCAATATCGATGCAGTAATGCCCGGCTATACGCATTTGCAACGCGCACAACCGGTGCACTTTGCCCACGCTATGCATGCCTTTATGGAGATGCTGGAGCGCGACTACAGTCGGTTTAGTGACCTCGCTAAGCGCACGGCCGTATCGCCTCTGGGTGCTGGCGCACAAGCTGGCACGGGCTTGCCTATCGATCCGCACCTGAGCGCCAAGTTACTCGGTCTACCTACTTGCTTTAATAACTCTATTGACGCAGTCAGTGACCGCGACTTTGTCGCCGAGTATCTCTTTACCTCGTCTATGTGTGCTGTGCATCTGAGCCAGATGGCGGAGACTTTTGTCATCTGGGCTACTCGCGAGTTTGGCTTTATCACTTTTAGTGATGCAGTGACAACCGCCTCCAGTCTCATGCCCCAAAAGAAAAACCCAGATCCAGTCGAAATAGTGCGCGGCAAAGCCGGAGCCATGATGGGAGAGCTAATCAATGTGTTAGCTACTCTCAAAGGACTGCCACTAGGGTACAACCGCGACTTGCAAGAGACAAAACCGCCAGCTATCAAAGTGAGCAAAGAGCTGAGTGGCTGCCTCAATGTCATGGCTGTAGCAGTACAGAGCATGACCGTAAATAGCGCAGTGACACTGGCTGCTGCATCAGATCCAGATATGATTACAACTGATCTGGTGGAATATCTGGTCAATAAATCTGTGCCATTTCGCAAAGCACATGAGGAAGTATCAGCGCTGGTCGCATACGCCAGAGAAAAATCAGTACCGCTGTCTACGCTATCGCTTACCGAAATGCAAAGCTTTAGTGGTGGCTACGATGCTGATGTTATGGCACTCTTTGACCCAGTAGTCTCAGTCAAAGCCAAAACATCTCACGGCAGTACTGGTACGGCAAAAGTGGAGGCAGTGGTAAAATCCGCAAATAGTTGA
- a CDS encoding argininosuccinate synthase: MKKILLAYSGGLDTSCILTWLKEKYNVPIVAYCANVGQEEDFEAVKVKALKTGAEKCIVDDLKAEFVKDFIWPSIQANAVYEAVYLLGTSLARPCIAQGMVEAALREGCDYIAHGATGKGNDQVRFELAIKSLAPQLGVIAPWREWEYQSRTDLFAYAEKHGIPLPITKEKPYSMDANLMHISYEGGILEDPWQEAPENIYLWTKNPEEAPNKPQYVEIQFEQGVPVAIDGVKLEPVALLEKANEMAAAHGVGRIDLVENRFIGIKSRGVYETPGVTILMQAHQAVESLTLDKEVAHLKQSMVSKIAELTYNGFWFAPETQLLHNFIKESQASVTGTAKIKMYKGTSMVVARKSEQSLYSEKMTSFENMSSFNPADSGGFININGLRLSAWSNKNASIKKSLHPTA; the protein is encoded by the coding sequence ATGAAAAAAATACTCTTAGCCTACTCTGGTGGACTCGACACCTCCTGCATCCTGACCTGGCTCAAAGAAAAATACAATGTGCCAATCGTGGCTTACTGTGCCAATGTCGGACAGGAAGAAGACTTTGAGGCAGTAAAAGTAAAGGCTCTCAAAACAGGCGCAGAAAAATGCATCGTCGACGATCTCAAAGCCGAGTTTGTCAAAGACTTTATCTGGCCATCTATCCAAGCCAACGCCGTTTACGAAGCAGTCTACCTCTTGGGCACATCGCTGGCTCGCCCCTGCATCGCACAAGGCATGGTGGAAGCAGCCCTGCGTGAAGGCTGCGACTACATCGCCCATGGAGCTACCGGCAAAGGCAATGATCAAGTACGCTTTGAGCTAGCAATCAAATCACTGGCTCCGCAGCTCGGCGTCATCGCACCCTGGCGGGAATGGGAATATCAAAGCCGCACCGATCTCTTTGCCTACGCCGAAAAACACGGCATCCCACTGCCTATCACAAAAGAAAAACCATACTCAATGGACGCCAACCTGATGCACATCAGCTACGAAGGCGGCATCCTCGAAGACCCGTGGCAAGAAGCCCCCGAGAACATTTATCTCTGGACCAAAAACCCAGAAGAAGCGCCAAATAAGCCGCAATACGTCGAGATCCAATTTGAGCAGGGCGTGCCTGTCGCCATCGACGGAGTAAAACTGGAACCAGTAGCACTCCTAGAAAAAGCCAACGAAATGGCAGCAGCTCACGGTGTCGGACGTATCGACCTCGTCGAAAACCGCTTTATCGGTATCAAGTCCAGAGGAGTCTACGAGACACCTGGTGTCACAATCCTGATGCAAGCGCACCAGGCTGTAGAGTCGCTCACTCTCGACAAAGAAGTAGCACACCTCAAACAATCGATGGTGAGCAAAATCGCAGAACTCACATACAACGGATTTTGGTTTGCGCCTGAGACACAACTGCTGCACAACTTTATCAAAGAGTCGCAAGCAAGCGTCACCGGCACAGCCAAAATCAAAATGTACAAAGGCACATCGATGGTGGTGGCACGCAAATCAGAGCAGTCTCTCTACAGCGAAAAAATGACAAGCTTTGAAAACATGTCTAGCTTTAACCCAGCTGACAGTGGCGGCTTTATCAATATCAATGGTCTCAGACTCTCTGCCTGGAGCAACAAAAATGCAAGTATTAAGAAAAGCCTTCACCCAACAGCTTGA
- a CDS encoding phenylacetate-CoA oxygenase subunit PaaI — MKTYDSKDSLPEEYKSALLDLLSFQADSEFAGGQRVEENMKYATRPEEAYRLAKKVMEEMGHGWYCWELMAELGIDVNARVQHLVQNRDNPDPKKVRVINGFRKENWAPLFESWADVAMFSTAVTPAAVAFLGQYRHSSYLPWARVSERIWAEEKGHLAFGVWAAKRVLEFDGAEGRRLLQEAVPKFMQIGLGFAGRPSDDSEHFARYFELGLKVKTAQQIQDEYMEIVEKRLKEIGLDMPAGVQPNYDMRVGYASATPEPAISGAK; from the coding sequence ATGAAAACTTATGACTCAAAGGATTCCCTGCCCGAAGAATACAAAAGCGCATTGCTTGATTTGTTGTCGTTCCAGGCGGACTCAGAGTTTGCTGGTGGTCAACGTGTCGAAGAAAATATGAAGTATGCGACCAGACCTGAAGAAGCCTACCGTCTGGCTAAAAAGGTCATGGAAGAAATGGGGCACGGCTGGTACTGCTGGGAGCTTATGGCAGAGCTGGGTATTGATGTTAATGCCCGTGTGCAGCACCTGGTACAAAACCGCGACAATCCAGATCCTAAAAAAGTCCGCGTTATCAATGGCTTCCGCAAAGAAAACTGGGCCCCTCTGTTTGAGAGCTGGGCTGACGTGGCGATGTTTAGCACGGCTGTGACACCGGCTGCTGTAGCCTTCCTTGGTCAGTATCGCCACTCATCTTACCTGCCCTGGGCACGTGTCTCTGAGCGCATCTGGGCCGAAGAGAAAGGTCACCTGGCATTTGGTGTGTGGGCTGCTAAGCGTGTTTTGGAGTTTGACGGCGCTGAGGGTCGCAGACTCTTGCAAGAGGCTGTACCAAAATTTATGCAAATTGGTCTGGGCTTTGCTGGCAGACCATCTGATGATAGTGAGCACTTTGCCCGTTATTTTGAGCTTGGACTCAAGGTCAAGACCGCTCAGCAGATACAAGACGAATACATGGAAATCGTCGAGAAGAGACTCAAAGAAATCGGACTGGATATGCCTGCCGGCGTACAGCCCAACTATGACATGAGAGTTGGCTATGCTAGTGCTACGCCTGAGCCTGCTATTAGCGGCGCAAAATAA